From the genome of Denticeps clupeoides chromosome 4, fDenClu1.1, whole genome shotgun sequence, one region includes:
- the LOC114789336 gene encoding BTB/POZ domain-containing protein KCTD1-like isoform X1, producing the protein MRVTCSARARPPWARGDVTGTAARAAQTGTETLFAMDVARSEAKARFAKRARGRVALSPAGDSGHPRDQCGPVMAKDNRSSMSRPMISRSPASPLSNQGIPAPAQLTKSNAPVHIDVGGHMYTSSLATLTKYPESRIGRLFDGTEPIVLDSLKQHYFIDRDGHMFRYILNFLRTSKLLIPDDFKEYSLLYEEARYFQLQPLLVELERWRQDRELGRVSRPCECLVVRVAPDLGERITLSGDKALIEDVFPEIGDVMCNSVNAGWNHDSTHVIRFPLNGYCHLNSVQVLERLQQRGFEIVGSCGGGVDSSQFSEYVLRRELRRGQRGPQTNRIKQEQLD; encoded by the exons ATGCGCGTCACCTGCAgcgcgcgcgcccgcccgcCGTGGGCACGCGGCGATGTGACGGGGACGGCGGCGCGCGCCGCGCAGACGGGGACCGAGACGCTCTTCGCGATGGACGTGGCGAGGAGCGAGGCGAAGGCTCGGTTCGCGAAGAGAGCGCGCGGCCGCGTGGCGCTGTCACCAGCGGGCGACAGCGGCCACCCACGTGACCAGTGTGGCCCTGTTATGGCGAAG GATAACCGGTCCAGCATGTCCAGGCCCATGATCTCCAGGTCTCCAGCGTCCCCGCTCAGCAACCAGGGCATCCCCGCTCCAGCTCAGCTCACCAAGTCCAACGCACCGGTCCACATTGACGTCGGGGGACACATGTACACCAGCAGCCTGGCAACACTAACAAAATACCCAGAGTCAAG AATTGGTCGTCTCTTTGATGGCACAGAGCCCATCGTGCTGGACAGCCTGAAGCAGCACTACTTCATCGACAGAGACGGTCACATGTTCCGCTACATCCTCAACTTCCTGCGGACCTCCAAGCTCCTCATCCCCGACGACTTCAAA gaatACAGCCTGCTGTACGAGGAGGCGCGTTACTTCCAGCTGCAGCCGCTGCTGGTGGAGCTGGAGCGCTGGCGGCAGGATCGCGAGCTCGGCCGGGTGTCCCGCCCCTGCGAGTGCCTGGTGGTCCGCGTGGCCCCGGACCTCGGGGAGCGCATCACTCTCAGCGGCGACAAGGCCCTCATCGAGGACGTCTTCCCCGAGATCGGAGACGTCATGTGCAACTCCGTCAACGCCGGCTGGAACCACGACTCCACGCACGTCATCCGCTTCCCCCTCAACGGCTACTGTCACCTGAACTCTGTACAG GTTCTGGAGCGTCTACAGCAGCGAGGGTTCGAGATTGTGGGCTCTTGCGGAGGCGGAGTCGACTCGTCCCAGTTCAGCGAGTACGTGTTGAGGAGGGAGCTGAGGAGAGGCCAGCGTGGGCCACAGACCAACAGGATAAAACAGGAACAACTGGACTAA
- the LOC114789336 gene encoding BTB/POZ domain-containing protein KCTD1-like isoform X2, whose translation MFQDNRSSMSRPMISRSPASPLSNQGIPAPAQLTKSNAPVHIDVGGHMYTSSLATLTKYPESRIGRLFDGTEPIVLDSLKQHYFIDRDGHMFRYILNFLRTSKLLIPDDFKEYSLLYEEARYFQLQPLLVELERWRQDRELGRVSRPCECLVVRVAPDLGERITLSGDKALIEDVFPEIGDVMCNSVNAGWNHDSTHVIRFPLNGYCHLNSVQVLERLQQRGFEIVGSCGGGVDSSQFSEYVLRRELRRGQRGPQTNRIKQEQLD comes from the exons ATGTTCCAG GATAACCGGTCCAGCATGTCCAGGCCCATGATCTCCAGGTCTCCAGCGTCCCCGCTCAGCAACCAGGGCATCCCCGCTCCAGCTCAGCTCACCAAGTCCAACGCACCGGTCCACATTGACGTCGGGGGACACATGTACACCAGCAGCCTGGCAACACTAACAAAATACCCAGAGTCAAG AATTGGTCGTCTCTTTGATGGCACAGAGCCCATCGTGCTGGACAGCCTGAAGCAGCACTACTTCATCGACAGAGACGGTCACATGTTCCGCTACATCCTCAACTTCCTGCGGACCTCCAAGCTCCTCATCCCCGACGACTTCAAA gaatACAGCCTGCTGTACGAGGAGGCGCGTTACTTCCAGCTGCAGCCGCTGCTGGTGGAGCTGGAGCGCTGGCGGCAGGATCGCGAGCTCGGCCGGGTGTCCCGCCCCTGCGAGTGCCTGGTGGTCCGCGTGGCCCCGGACCTCGGGGAGCGCATCACTCTCAGCGGCGACAAGGCCCTCATCGAGGACGTCTTCCCCGAGATCGGAGACGTCATGTGCAACTCCGTCAACGCCGGCTGGAACCACGACTCCACGCACGTCATCCGCTTCCCCCTCAACGGCTACTGTCACCTGAACTCTGTACAG GTTCTGGAGCGTCTACAGCAGCGAGGGTTCGAGATTGTGGGCTCTTGCGGAGGCGGAGTCGACTCGTCCCAGTTCAGCGAGTACGTGTTGAGGAGGGAGCTGAGGAGAGGCCAGCGTGGGCCACAGACCAACAGGATAAAACAGGAACAACTGGACTAA